In Leifsonia sp. ZF2019, a genomic segment contains:
- a CDS encoding MraY family glycosyltransferase, which produces MTLLLVLALISAVITFGMSLVVYKLSLKYRLYPKIRERDVHTRPTPRLGGIAMFLGILVAVGVSWLLSSQFGVLSLIFSDSGPILAILGGSLLIVVIGVADDIWDLDWMTKLAGQFVAAGLIGWLGGVQILSLPIGGLTVGSPIMSIVITLFAIVLVMNAINFIDGLDGLVAGVALIANGTFLIYTYLLQREISPQNYFSLAGVIAAILVGACAGFLPLNWHPAKMFMGDAGALLIGLLMATSAISVTGTINPETLQTLGRSSLVPAFIPIILPFAVLIVPLLDFGLAVVRRLRAGKSPFSADRKHLHHRLLDMGHSHLHAVLIFYAWTAVVSIGSLLFFFDPYWMAIVFLAVGLVVCTVFTLAPLSRRKLTEAAAELAPAGTEEAAETARFDQLDAASERHPYSDPTPAVGPSAPTSEESR; this is translated from the coding sequence GTGACCCTCCTCCTCGTCCTCGCCCTGATCTCGGCCGTCATCACGTTCGGGATGTCGCTCGTCGTCTACAAGCTGAGCCTGAAGTACCGGCTGTACCCGAAGATCCGGGAGCGCGACGTGCACACGCGGCCGACTCCGCGGCTCGGCGGCATCGCGATGTTCCTCGGCATCCTGGTCGCGGTCGGGGTCTCGTGGCTGCTGTCGAGCCAGTTCGGGGTGCTGTCGCTGATCTTCTCGGACAGCGGGCCCATCCTGGCGATCCTCGGCGGGAGCCTGCTGATCGTGGTGATCGGTGTGGCGGACGACATCTGGGACCTCGACTGGATGACCAAGCTCGCCGGCCAGTTCGTCGCCGCAGGGCTGATCGGCTGGCTGGGCGGGGTGCAGATCCTCTCGCTCCCGATCGGCGGCCTCACGGTCGGATCGCCGATCATGAGCATCGTCATCACCCTGTTCGCCATCGTGCTGGTGATGAACGCCATCAACTTCATCGACGGGCTCGACGGCCTCGTCGCCGGCGTCGCGCTCATCGCCAACGGCACGTTCCTCATCTACACGTATCTGCTCCAGCGCGAGATCAGCCCGCAGAACTACTTCAGCCTCGCCGGGGTGATCGCCGCCATCCTGGTCGGGGCCTGCGCGGGCTTCCTCCCGCTCAACTGGCACCCCGCGAAGATGTTCATGGGCGACGCCGGGGCCTTGCTGATCGGCCTCCTGATGGCGACGTCGGCCATCTCGGTCACGGGCACGATCAACCCGGAGACGCTGCAGACCCTCGGCCGATCGAGCCTCGTCCCGGCGTTCATCCCGATCATCCTGCCGTTCGCGGTGCTCATCGTTCCGCTGCTCGACTTCGGCCTCGCCGTCGTCCGCCGCCTGCGCGCGGGCAAGTCGCCGTTCAGCGCCGACCGCAAGCATCTCCACCACCGGCTGCTCGACATGGGGCACTCGCACCTGCACGCGGTGCTCATCTTCTACGCGTGGACCGCTGTCGTCTCGATCGGCTCCCTGCTGTTCTTCTTCGACCCGTACTGGATGGCGATCGTCTTCCTCGCCGTCGGGCTCGTCGTGTGCACGGTCTTCACGCTCGCGCCCCTCAGCCGCCGCAAGCTGACGGAGGCCGCCGCCGAGCTCGCACCCGCGGGCACGGAGGAGGCGGCCGAGACCGCCCGTTTCGACCAGCTCGACGCCGCCAGCGAGCGGCACCCCTATTCCGACCCGACGCCCGCCGTCGGGCCGTCCGCCCCCACCTCCGAGGAGTCCCGATGA
- a CDS encoding L-threonylcarbamoyladenylate synthase translates to MAPIYDCSVDSELLSGMRLARSAIGRGELVVIPTDTVYGVAADAFSPAAVQRLLDAKGRGRQSPPPVLVPGIPTLAALAETVPAEVDALVKAFWPGGLTIVLPAAPSLVWDLGETRGTVALRMPQDTIALELLSETGPLAVSSANLTGRPAARTAAEAEGMLGDSVSVYLDGGEAGSSYERVEGKDSSSTIVDATALAAGAGKLRILRHGVISVERLREVVGDALEAGADAAADATTDS, encoded by the coding sequence ATGGCACCCATCTACGACTGCTCGGTCGACTCCGAGCTCCTCTCCGGCATGCGTCTGGCCCGTTCGGCCATCGGTCGCGGCGAACTCGTCGTCATCCCCACGGACACGGTCTACGGCGTCGCCGCCGACGCGTTCTCGCCCGCCGCGGTGCAGCGGCTGCTGGACGCGAAGGGCCGCGGACGCCAGTCGCCGCCCCCCGTGCTCGTCCCCGGCATCCCCACCCTCGCCGCCCTCGCCGAGACGGTGCCAGCGGAGGTCGACGCGCTCGTGAAGGCGTTCTGGCCCGGCGGCCTCACGATCGTGCTCCCCGCCGCCCCGTCCCTGGTCTGGGACCTGGGGGAGACCCGCGGCACGGTCGCCCTGCGCATGCCGCAGGACACCATCGCCCTGGAACTGCTCTCCGAGACCGGCCCGCTCGCGGTCTCGTCCGCCAACCTCACCGGCCGTCCCGCCGCCCGCACCGCCGCGGAGGCCGAGGGGATGCTCGGCGACTCCGTGTCCGTGTACCTCGACGGGGGAGAGGCGGGCTCGTCGTACGAGCGTGTGGAGGGCAAGGACTCCTCCTCCACGATCGTCGACGCCACCGCGCTCGCCGCCGGTGCGGGCAAGCTCCGCATCCTCCGCCACGGCGTGATCTCCGTCGAGCGGCTGCGCGAGGTCGTCGGCGACGCCCTCGAGGCGGGCGCCGACGCCGCGGCGGACGCCACCACGGACAGCTGA
- the prmC gene encoding peptide chain release factor N(5)-glutamine methyltransferase, with translation MPPETPAATPGPASVRSVLDRVVAVLSAAGVPDPDVDAELLVGHVLGVSRGRVQALAMMGERLEDAEAERVRELTERRAAREPLQHITGRAAFRSLELKVGPGVFVPRPETEVVAQFAIDALRSVAAPEPVAVDLGTGSGAIALAMATEVPHARVFAVENSPEAFVWTRRNVDESGVANLRPVFIDLADALPDLDGSVDVVISNPPYVPDAAIPRDPEVRLFDPAAALYGGPDGLDVVRTISRVAQRLLRPGGTLVLEHGELQGADIRALLTADGWRAAATHRDLTTRDRATTALR, from the coding sequence ATGCCTCCCGAGACCCCTGCCGCGACCCCCGGCCCTGCCTCCGTCCGCTCCGTCCTCGACCGTGTCGTCGCCGTGCTCTCGGCGGCGGGTGTGCCCGACCCCGATGTCGACGCCGAACTGCTCGTCGGCCACGTGCTCGGCGTGAGCCGTGGGCGCGTGCAGGCGCTCGCGATGATGGGGGAGCGACTCGAGGACGCCGAGGCGGAGCGCGTGCGCGAGCTGACGGAACGCCGTGCGGCCCGTGAGCCGCTGCAGCACATCACCGGCCGCGCCGCGTTCCGTTCGCTCGAGCTGAAAGTCGGACCGGGCGTCTTCGTGCCGCGCCCCGAGACGGAGGTGGTCGCCCAGTTCGCCATCGACGCCCTGCGCTCGGTCGCGGCTCCCGAGCCGGTCGCGGTCGATCTCGGCACGGGGAGCGGCGCGATCGCCCTGGCGATGGCGACGGAGGTGCCGCATGCCCGCGTCTTCGCCGTCGAGAACTCCCCGGAGGCGTTCGTCTGGACCCGGCGCAACGTCGACGAGTCCGGCGTCGCGAACCTGCGTCCCGTCTTCATCGATCTCGCCGATGCGCTCCCCGACCTCGACGGATCGGTCGACGTCGTGATCTCGAATCCGCCGTACGTCCCCGACGCCGCCATCCCACGCGACCCGGAGGTCCGCCTGTTCGACCCCGCGGCCGCGCTCTACGGCGGTCCGGACGGATTGGATGTCGTGCGGACCATCTCGCGCGTCGCGCAGCGTCTGCTGCGCCCGGGCGGCACGCTGGTGCTCGAGCACGGCGAACTGCAGGGCGCCGACATCCGTGCCCTGCTCACGGCCGACGGCTGGCGTGCAGCCGCCACGCACCGCGATCTGACGACGCGCGACCGGGCGACGACCGCCCTGCGCTGA
- the cysK gene encoding cysteine synthase A has protein sequence MSDQIQGHIYNDVTETVGRTPLVRLNRLAEGTGATVLAKLEFANPAGSVKDRIGVAIIDAAEKAGALRPGGTIVEGTSGNTGIALAMVGAARGYKVILTMPETMSKERRVLLRAFGAEIVLTPGPDGMRGAVEKAQEIVASSDNAIWAQQFANAANPAIHRATTAEEIWADTAGGIDIFVAGVGTGGTITGVGQVLKERKPGVKVVAVEPVDSPILNGGKPGPHKIQGIGANFVPEILDTTVYDEVADVSFDDAVAIAKKLASEEGILAGISSGAIVWAALEQAKRPENAGKTIVAIVCDTGERYISTPLWADLLD, from the coding sequence ATGTCAGATCAGATTCAGGGTCACATCTACAACGACGTCACCGAGACGGTCGGCCGCACACCGCTCGTCCGGCTCAACCGCCTCGCCGAGGGCACCGGAGCGACGGTGCTCGCGAAGCTCGAGTTCGCCAACCCGGCCGGCAGCGTCAAGGACCGCATCGGCGTCGCGATCATCGACGCGGCCGAGAAGGCCGGCGCCCTGCGGCCCGGCGGCACCATCGTCGAGGGCACGAGCGGCAACACGGGCATCGCGCTGGCCATGGTCGGCGCGGCCCGCGGCTACAAGGTCATCCTCACCATGCCCGAGACGATGAGCAAGGAGCGTCGGGTGCTGCTGCGCGCGTTCGGCGCCGAGATCGTGCTGACCCCCGGGCCCGACGGCATGCGCGGCGCGGTCGAGAAGGCGCAGGAGATCGTCGCGAGCTCCGACAACGCCATCTGGGCGCAGCAGTTCGCCAACGCGGCCAACCCCGCCATCCACCGCGCCACCACGGCCGAGGAGATCTGGGCCGACACCGCCGGCGGCATCGACATCTTCGTCGCGGGCGTCGGGACCGGCGGCACCATCACCGGCGTCGGCCAGGTGCTCAAGGAGCGCAAGCCGGGCGTGAAGGTCGTCGCGGTGGAGCCGGTCGACTCCCCCATCTTGAACGGCGGGAAGCCGGGCCCGCACAAGATCCAGGGCATCGGCGCGAACTTCGTCCCCGAGATCCTCGACACCACCGTCTACGACGAGGTCGCCGACGTCTCGTTCGACGACGCCGTCGCCATCGCGAAGAAGCTCGCCAGCGAGGAGGGCATCCTCGCCGGGATCTCCTCCGGTGCGATCGTCTGGGCCGCGCTCGAGCAGGCGAAGCGGCCGGAGAACGCGGGCAAGACCATCGTCGCGATCGTGTGCGACACCGGCGAGCGGTACATCTCCACGCCGCTCTGGGCCGACCTCCTGGACTGA
- a CDS encoding HAD family hydrolase, with amino-acid sequence MDVYFFDCDKTLYDYDFHRRLPKLAELSGVSQYRLASTWWAGGHERAAEIGEYATSEEYLEAFADVTGARLTLAQWQEARKAAMTPIAGSIAALREAATLGTVSLLSNNPIPFKDSLPVLTPEIVDVLRDNDLVSAVLGARKPERRIYTRALGRFGVQPQDAILFDDSLPNVEGARELGMHAHHFVKRDDGTFDTDGLLDAIHAFAERER; translated from the coding sequence ATGGACGTCTACTTCTTCGACTGCGACAAGACGCTCTACGACTACGACTTCCACCGGCGGCTGCCGAAGCTGGCGGAGCTGAGCGGCGTGAGTCAGTACCGTCTGGCCTCCACCTGGTGGGCGGGAGGGCATGAGCGAGCCGCCGAGATCGGCGAGTACGCGACGAGCGAGGAGTACCTCGAGGCGTTCGCCGACGTGACCGGCGCGCGGCTGACGCTCGCCCAGTGGCAGGAGGCCAGGAAGGCCGCGATGACGCCGATCGCGGGGTCGATCGCCGCGCTGCGCGAGGCGGCGACTCTCGGCACGGTGTCGCTGTTGTCGAACAACCCGATCCCGTTCAAGGACTCCCTTCCGGTGCTCACTCCGGAGATCGTCGACGTGCTGCGCGACAACGACCTCGTGTCCGCCGTGCTCGGCGCCCGCAAGCCGGAGCGCCGCATCTACACCCGTGCGCTCGGCCGGTTCGGCGTGCAGCCGCAGGACGCGATCCTGTTCGACGACTCGCTGCCGAACGTCGAAGGCGCGCGCGAGCTCGGCATGCACGCGCACCACTTCGTCAAGCGGGACGACGGGACATTCGACACCGACGGCCTGCTCGACGCCATCCACGCCTTCGCCGAGCGGGAGCGCTGA
- the atpB gene encoding F0F1 ATP synthase subunit A: protein MNLLVQAASSDDGSFTGPSINEFFPPTLFTIGGLEFNRIIVVRLIALLALILVFWLGTRKMKLIPGRFQSVVEMGLDFVRVNIAEDLLGKKDGRRFLPLLTTIFFMVLFFNLTGIIPFLNIAGTSVIALPLLLAVVAYIAFIYAGIKKSPKNFFKNALFPPGVPWFLYIIVTPIEFVSTFILRPVTLTLRLLMNMVVGHLLLVLFFTATSFFFFTAGSWWSLFGVGTFAFGFVFTLFEILVAVLQAYVFALLTAVYIQLAVAEEH, encoded by the coding sequence GTGAACCTGCTGGTCCAGGCCGCAAGCTCCGATGATGGAAGCTTCACCGGCCCCTCGATCAACGAGTTCTTCCCCCCGACCCTGTTCACCATCGGCGGACTCGAGTTCAACCGCATCATCGTGGTCCGGCTCATCGCCCTTCTCGCGCTGATCCTGGTCTTCTGGCTCGGCACCCGCAAGATGAAGCTGATCCCCGGCCGGTTCCAGTCGGTGGTCGAGATGGGTCTCGACTTCGTGCGCGTGAACATCGCGGAGGACCTCCTGGGCAAGAAGGACGGCCGCCGGTTCCTTCCCCTGCTGACCACCATCTTCTTCATGGTGCTGTTCTTCAACCTGACGGGCATCATCCCGTTCCTGAACATCGCGGGCACCTCGGTCATCGCGCTCCCGCTGCTGCTGGCGGTCGTCGCGTACATCGCCTTCATCTACGCCGGCATCAAGAAGAGCCCGAAGAACTTCTTCAAGAACGCGCTCTTCCCGCCCGGCGTGCCGTGGTTCCTCTACATCATCGTGACGCCGATCGAGTTCGTCTCGACGTTCATCCTGCGGCCGGTGACGCTCACGCTCCGACTCCTGATGAACATGGTCGTGGGCCACCTCCTCCTCGTCCTGTTCTTCACGGCGACGTCGTTCTTCTTCTTCACCGCGGGCAGCTGGTGGTCGCTCTTCGGAGTCGGCACCTTCGCCTTCGGCTTCGTCTTCACCCTGTTCGAGATCCTGGTCGCAGTCCTGCAGGCCTACGTCTTCGCACTGCTCACCGCTGTCTACATTCAGCTCGCAGTCGCCGAGGAACACTAA
- the rho gene encoding transcription termination factor Rho — MTDVELHAGGVDTSDLTALKVAELQALASQLGLQGASKLRKGELVEAIAAARAAAQPEAAVQAAAPVEAIEQPADHATAASQVLIEPLIAEPAAAEPVAAEQAEPAAGTTVPDAAPAAQPAAEPRRRGSRRASSPDGTSLTATGHVNSGETGVESLIPDVDALLDSALASREQAQRDGQTGGRRRRGRGQNGNGAPQEQGSEQQADQPREAEQAAANGEQGDAQAPAEGEQQSRSSRRNRNRNKNNGQGQNGAGNGAQGERPGQQKDLQGGDEQKQSQQQGQQNRGGQQQDAEGDRSGRYRDRNRKRRGGAGDEFEPELSDDDVLLPVAGILDVLDNYAFVRTTGYLPGASDVYVSLGQVKKYNLRKGDAVVGAIRQPREGENNSRQKYNALVKVDSINGQTVEEAATRVEFGKLTPLYPQERLRLETEPTKVTQRIIDLVAPIGKGQRGLIVAPPKAGKTIVMQQIANAITTNNPEVHLMVVLVDERPEEVTDMQRTVKGEVIASTFDRPAEDHTTVAELAIERAKRLVELGHDVVVLLDSITRLGRAYNLTAPASGRILSGGVDASALYPPKRFFGAARNIEHGGSLTILASALVETGSKMDEVIFEEFKGTGNMELRLSRSLADKRIFPAVDVNASGTRREEMLMGQDEVKITWKLRRALAGLDQQQALEIVLGRLKETSSNVEFLMQVQKSMPQPANGHGNAHSHGHENDHR, encoded by the coding sequence GTGACTGATGTCGAACTCCACGCCGGGGGCGTGGACACCAGCGACCTGACCGCGCTCAAGGTGGCGGAGCTCCAGGCTCTCGCCTCGCAGCTCGGCCTCCAGGGCGCAAGCAAGCTCCGCAAGGGCGAGCTCGTCGAGGCGATCGCGGCCGCCCGTGCCGCCGCCCAGCCGGAGGCGGCGGTGCAGGCCGCCGCTCCGGTCGAGGCGATCGAGCAGCCCGCCGACCACGCGACCGCCGCCTCCCAGGTCCTCATCGAGCCGCTCATCGCCGAGCCGGCCGCCGCCGAGCCGGTCGCCGCCGAGCAGGCCGAGCCCGCCGCCGGGACCACGGTCCCGGACGCGGCTCCCGCGGCCCAGCCGGCCGCCGAGCCGCGCCGCCGTGGCTCCCGTCGTGCCTCCAGCCCCGATGGCACGAGCCTCACCGCCACCGGCCACGTCAACTCCGGCGAGACCGGTGTCGAGTCCCTCATCCCGGACGTCGATGCCCTCCTCGACTCCGCTCTCGCCTCGCGCGAGCAGGCGCAGCGCGACGGCCAGACCGGCGGCCGTCGCCGCCGTGGCCGCGGCCAGAACGGCAACGGCGCCCCGCAGGAGCAGGGCAGCGAGCAGCAGGCCGACCAGCCGCGCGAGGCCGAGCAGGCCGCCGCCAACGGCGAGCAGGGCGACGCGCAGGCGCCGGCCGAGGGCGAGCAGCAGTCCCGCTCCAGCCGCCGCAACCGCAACCGCAACAAGAACAACGGACAGGGGCAGAACGGCGCGGGCAACGGCGCTCAGGGCGAGCGTCCGGGCCAGCAGAAGGACCTCCAGGGCGGCGACGAGCAGAAGCAGTCGCAGCAGCAGGGCCAGCAGAACCGCGGCGGCCAGCAGCAGGACGCCGAGGGCGACCGCTCCGGCCGGTACCGCGACCGCAACCGCAAGCGCCGCGGCGGTGCGGGCGACGAGTTCGAGCCCGAGCTGTCCGACGACGACGTGCTGCTGCCCGTGGCGGGCATCCTCGACGTGCTGGACAACTACGCGTTCGTCCGCACCACGGGATACCTCCCGGGCGCGAGCGATGTCTACGTCTCCCTCGGCCAGGTCAAGAAGTACAACCTGCGCAAGGGCGACGCGGTCGTCGGCGCCATCCGCCAGCCGCGCGAGGGCGAGAACAACAGCCGCCAGAAGTACAACGCGCTGGTCAAGGTCGACTCCATCAACGGGCAGACGGTCGAGGAGGCCGCGACCCGCGTCGAGTTCGGCAAGCTCACCCCGCTGTACCCGCAGGAGCGTCTGCGTCTCGAGACCGAGCCGACCAAGGTGACCCAGCGGATCATCGACCTGGTCGCCCCGATCGGCAAGGGCCAGCGCGGCCTCATCGTCGCCCCGCCGAAGGCCGGCAAGACGATCGTGATGCAGCAGATCGCCAACGCGATCACCACGAACAACCCCGAGGTGCACCTCATGGTCGTCCTGGTGGACGAGCGTCCCGAAGAGGTCACCGACATGCAGCGCACGGTCAAGGGCGAGGTCATCGCCTCGACCTTCGACCGCCCCGCCGAGGACCACACCACCGTCGCCGAGCTCGCCATCGAGCGGGCGAAGCGCCTGGTGGAGCTGGGCCACGACGTCGTCGTGCTGCTCGACTCCATCACCCGCCTCGGACGCGCGTACAACCTGACCGCTCCGGCGTCGGGCCGCATCCTCTCGGGAGGCGTCGACGCGTCCGCGCTGTACCCGCCGAAGCGCTTCTTCGGCGCCGCGCGCAACATCGAGCATGGCGGCTCGCTGACCATCCTCGCTTCGGCACTCGTCGAGACGGGCTCCAAGATGGACGAGGTGATCTTCGAGGAGTTCAAGGGCACCGGCAACATGGAGCTCCGCCTGTCGCGCAGCCTCGCCGACAAGCGCATCTTCCCGGCCGTCGACGTCAACGCCTCCGGCACCCGCCGCGAGGAGATGCTGATGGGCCAGGACGAGGTCAAGATCACCTGGAAGCTGCGCCGCGCCCTCGCCGGGCTCGACCAGCAGCAGGCCCTCGAGATCGTCCTCGGCCGTCTCAAGGAGACGTCGAGCAACGTCGAGTTCCTGATGCAGGTGCAGAAGTCGATGCCGCAGCCGGCTAACGGCCACGGCAACGCCCACTCGCACGGTCACGAGAACGACCACCGCTAG
- the epsC gene encoding serine O-acetyltransferase EpsC yields the protein MREDIRNARRHDPAARNTTEVALAYSGLHAVWTYRVAHRMWRAGLLTPARLLSQFARFLTGIEIHPGARIGRRFFIDHGMGVVIGETTWIGDDVMLYHGVTLGGRGSGHGKRHPTIRDGVIVGAGAKVLGAITIGERSVIGANAVVTKDAPADSVLMGVPARARPRSGHEQIAGNDWLDPALYI from the coding sequence ATGCGGGAGGACATCCGCAACGCACGCCGGCACGACCCGGCCGCACGGAACACCACCGAGGTCGCTCTGGCGTACTCGGGGCTCCACGCGGTCTGGACGTACCGCGTCGCCCACCGGATGTGGCGGGCCGGGCTGCTGACGCCCGCCCGCCTCCTCTCGCAGTTCGCCCGGTTCCTCACCGGCATCGAGATCCACCCCGGCGCCCGCATCGGCCGCCGCTTCTTCATCGACCACGGCATGGGCGTCGTCATCGGCGAGACCACGTGGATCGGCGACGACGTCATGCTTTACCACGGCGTCACGCTCGGCGGCCGCGGCAGCGGTCACGGCAAACGCCACCCCACCATCCGCGACGGCGTCATCGTCGGTGCGGGGGCGAAGGTGCTCGGTGCGATCACGATCGGCGAGCGCAGCGTGATCGGCGCCAACGCGGTCGTCACCAAGGACGCCCCCGCCGACTCCGTGCTCATGGGTGTCCCCGCCCGCGCGCGTCCGCGCTCGGGCCACGAGCAGATCGCCGGAAACGACTGGCTCGACCCGGCGCTCTACATCTGA
- a CDS encoding HAD-IA family hydrolase yields MLFVFDMDNVLYEYDWRTRMAGMSQLTGLSLAELRERWWHREGEWAAEAGAFADEAAYLDALQAALRVPVSEEDFLRIRGAAMTPWPTSLRAVERAQELGTATLLTNNGPLVARRLSRLAPELVPILGVEHLRASSDYGARKPDPVVYERVLERYGARPEETFFADDMVENVESAAALGIRAHLFRTPDGLLDAVERAGELVA; encoded by the coding sequence GTGCTGTTCGTCTTCGACATGGACAACGTGCTCTACGAGTACGACTGGCGCACCCGCATGGCCGGGATGTCGCAGCTCACGGGTCTCAGCCTCGCCGAGCTGCGGGAGCGCTGGTGGCACCGCGAGGGCGAGTGGGCGGCGGAGGCCGGCGCGTTCGCCGACGAGGCGGCGTATCTGGACGCCCTGCAGGCGGCCCTCCGCGTCCCGGTCTCCGAGGAGGACTTCCTCCGCATCCGGGGCGCTGCGATGACACCGTGGCCGACCTCGCTGCGCGCCGTCGAGCGCGCCCAGGAGCTCGGCACCGCGACCCTGCTGACGAACAACGGCCCCCTGGTCGCGCGACGCCTGAGCCGGCTCGCTCCGGAGCTGGTGCCCATCCTCGGCGTCGAGCACCTGCGCGCCTCCTCCGACTACGGTGCGCGCAAGCCGGATCCGGTGGTCTACGAGCGGGTGCTGGAGCGTTACGGGGCGCGTCCGGAGGAGACCTTCTTCGCCGACGACATGGTGGAGAACGTCGAATCCGCTGCCGCGCTCGGGATCCGGGCGCACCTCTTCCGCACGCCGGACGGGCTGCTCGACGCGGTCGAGCGGGCCGGCGAGCTGGTCGCCTAG
- the prfA gene encoding peptide chain release factor 1: protein MFESVNGLIAEHDDLQQQLSDPELHSDPVRSKKVNRRYAELSRIVASYNEWKQLTDDLEAARELAAEDAAFAEEIPGLERSLEESSERLRRLLIPRDPNDSRDVIMEIKMGEGGAESALFAGDLLRMYLHYADSKRWKAEIIEQTSSDLGGVKDVQVAFKGSSSDPAEGVWAHLKYEGGVHRVQRVPATESQGRIHTSAAGVLVFPEVDEPEEVDINPNDLKIDVFRSSGPGGQSVNTTDSAVRITHVPTGIVVSMQNEKSQLQNREAAMRVLRARLLAKQQEEADAEAAEFRKGQIRTMDRSERIRTYNFPENRIADHRTGYKAYNLDAVMNGALEPVIESNILADEEARLADLGND from the coding sequence ATGTTCGAATCGGTGAACGGCCTCATCGCCGAGCACGACGACCTCCAGCAGCAGCTGTCCGATCCGGAGCTGCACAGCGACCCCGTCCGCTCGAAGAAGGTGAACCGCCGCTACGCCGAGCTCTCGCGCATCGTGGCCTCGTACAACGAGTGGAAGCAGCTGACCGACGACCTGGAGGCCGCCCGCGAGCTCGCCGCGGAGGACGCCGCGTTCGCCGAGGAGATCCCCGGCCTCGAGCGATCGCTGGAGGAGTCGAGCGAGAGGCTGCGCCGCCTGCTCATCCCGCGCGACCCCAACGACAGCCGGGACGTCATCATGGAGATCAAGATGGGCGAGGGCGGGGCGGAGTCCGCGCTGTTCGCCGGAGACCTCCTGCGCATGTACCTCCACTACGCCGACTCCAAGCGTTGGAAGGCCGAGATCATCGAGCAGACCTCCAGCGACCTGGGCGGCGTCAAGGATGTGCAGGTGGCGTTCAAGGGCAGCTCCAGCGACCCGGCGGAGGGGGTGTGGGCGCACCTCAAGTACGAAGGCGGCGTGCACCGCGTCCAGCGTGTGCCCGCGACCGAGTCGCAGGGGCGCATCCACACCTCCGCCGCGGGCGTGCTCGTCTTCCCCGAGGTCGACGAGCCGGAGGAGGTCGACATCAACCCGAACGACCTCAAGATCGACGTGTTCCGTTCGTCCGGCCCCGGCGGACAGTCCGTCAACACGACCGACTCCGCGGTGCGCATCACGCATGTCCCGACCGGCATCGTCGTCTCGATGCAGAACGAGAAGAGCCAGCTCCAGAACCGCGAGGCCGCCATGCGCGTGCTGCGCGCGCGCCTGCTCGCCAAACAGCAGGAGGAGGCGGACGCCGAGGCCGCCGAGTTCCGCAAGGGCCAGATCCGCACCATGGATCGTTCCGAGCGTATCCGCACGTACAACTTCCCCGAGAACCGCATCGCGGACCACCGCACCGGCTACAAGGCCTACAACCTCGATGCGGTCATGAACGGCGCCCTCGAACCCGTCATCGAGTCCAACATCCTCGCCGACGAGGAGGCGCGCCTCGCCGATCTCGGCAACGACTGA
- the atpE gene encoding ATP synthase F0 subunit C, producing the protein MDIAAINGNIATVGYGLAAIGPAIGVGIVVGKTIEGVARQPELAGRLQVLMYIGIAFTEALAFIGIATYFIFQ; encoded by the coding sequence GTGGACATCGCTGCAATCAACGGCAACATCGCCACCGTCGGTTACGGCCTCGCGGCCATCGGCCCGGCCATCGGCGTGGGCATCGTCGTCGGCAAGACCATCGAGGGCGTCGCCCGTCAGCCCGAGCTGGCCGGCCGTCTCCAGGTCCTGATGTACATCGGTATCGCGTTCACCGAGGCGCTCGCCTTCATCGGTATCGCGACCTACTTCATCTTCCAGTAA
- a CDS encoding F0F1 ATP synthase subunit B encodes MLKSVVIAAAEEHNPLIPAWPDIIGSLICFIVILFFFWKLVLPRMKKMLDERAAAIEGNIAKADEAQHKAEALLEEYTAQLADARAEAAKIRETARTDGQKIVAEAKDTATAEAARVTATAQAQIEAERQTALVSLRTEVGSLAIDLASGVVGEALTDDKKSQAIVDRFLADLETSEKAGSSK; translated from the coding sequence ATGCTCAAGAGTGTCGTCATCGCCGCCGCGGAGGAGCACAACCCGCTCATTCCCGCGTGGCCTGACATCATCGGGTCGCTGATCTGCTTCATCGTCATCCTGTTCTTCTTCTGGAAGCTCGTCCTTCCGCGCATGAAGAAGATGCTCGATGAGCGCGCAGCAGCGATCGAGGGCAACATCGCGAAGGCCGACGAGGCCCAGCACAAGGCCGAGGCGCTGCTCGAGGAGTACACCGCGCAGCTCGCCGACGCCCGTGCCGAGGCCGCGAAGATCCGCGAGACGGCCCGCACCGACGGTCAGAAGATCGTCGCAGAGGCCAAGGACACCGCGACGGCCGAGGCCGCCCGTGTGACCGCGACCGCTCAGGCGCAGATCGAAGCCGAGCGGCAGACCGCCCTGGTGTCGCTGCGCACCGAGGTCGGCTCGCTCGCGATCGACCTCGCCTCGGGCGTGGTCGGGGAGGCGCTCACCGACGACAAGAAGTCGCAGGCGATCGTCGACCGCTTCCTCGCGGACCTCGAGACCAGCGAGAAGGCAGGGTCGAGCAAGTAA